The following coding sequences are from one Silene latifolia isolate original U9 population unplaced genomic scaffold, ASM4854445v1 scaffold_96, whole genome shotgun sequence window:
- the LOC141640650 gene encoding uncharacterized protein LOC141640650, translated as MEEVPILGETLLLVSLSIHRNRSRNTTQTLEIQELKLSRSLLSTLAWLNFVVITHGRILFQCQFCYFCYFFTPKNARCGAEGQTQTMEKPTSVIQNAPGKEKSPQIDDGGTGLPPRDDDGGGGGGGGGGGSFSGGFFFFGFLAFLGFLKNKESEGDYGDSRR; from the exons AGGTTCCAATCCTTGGAGAGACGCTCCTGCTTGTCTCTCTATCCATCCACAGAAATCGTAGCAGAAATACTACACAAACCCTAGAAATCCAAGAATTGAAGCTGTCCAGATCCCTTTTATCAACTCTCGCCTG GTTAAACTTTGTTGTGATTACACATGGCCGTATCTTGTTTCAATGCCAATTCTGCTATTTCTGCTATTTTTTTACCCCCAAG AATGCCAGATGTGGAGCAGAGGGCCAGACTCAAACCATGGAGAAGCCGACTTCTGTAATTCAGAATGCGCCTG GCAAAGAAAAATCGCCACAAATTGATGATGGTGGAACTGGACTACCACCTCGTGATgacgacggtggtggtggcggcggagGTGGTGGAGGTGGCAGTTTCAGCGGTGGGTTTTTCTTTTTCGGTTTTCTTGCATTCCTTGGATTCTTGAAAAACAAAGAAAGCGAAGGGGACTACGGAGATTCTAGAAGGTGA